A single genomic interval of Acidimicrobiia bacterium harbors:
- a CDS encoding NAD-dependent epimerase/dehydratase family protein: MSVLVTGGAGYIGSHTVRALCGAGVDVVVLDSLEYGHREAVLDAPLEVGNIADEALVQRIVEQMLHWFDECDGMRSVALRYFNAAGASVDARIGEDNPRPLNLVPLAMQAALGQIPLLMVNGTDYPTPDGSTIRDYIHVDDLADAHTRALAYLEHGGASTVVNVGTGRGASTLEVIEGTKRISGVDFTTKPGPRRPGDPTEVYADNRRARELLGLQPQYDLDDILASAWRWHSSHPEGYGTSR, encoded by the coding sequence ATGAGTGTGCTGGTCACCGGCGGTGCCGGGTACATCGGCTCGCACACGGTTCGCGCATTGTGCGGCGCGGGAGTCGACGTGGTGGTACTCGACTCGCTCGAGTACGGCCATCGTGAAGCCGTGCTCGACGCGCCGCTCGAAGTGGGCAACATCGCCGACGAAGCACTCGTGCAGCGGATCGTCGAGCAGATGCTCCACTGGTTCGACGAGTGCGACGGCATGCGGAGCGTTGCGCTCCGTTACTTCAATGCCGCCGGCGCATCGGTCGACGCCCGCATCGGCGAGGACAACCCGCGGCCACTCAACCTGGTCCCACTCGCGATGCAGGCCGCGCTCGGCCAGATCCCGCTGCTCATGGTCAACGGCACCGACTACCCCACGCCCGACGGCTCGACCATCCGCGACTACATCCACGTCGACGACCTCGCCGACGCGCACACGCGCGCGCTCGCTTATCTCGAACACGGCGGCGCGTCCACGGTCGTCAACGTCGGCACCGGACGCGGCGCGTCCACGCTCGAGGTGATCGAAGGCACGAAGCGGATCAGCGGCGTCGACTTCACGACCAAGCCCGGTCCCCGTCGTCCAGGCGATCCCACCGAGGTGTACGCCGATAACCGCCGCGCGCGCGAATTGCTCGGGTTGCAGCCGCAGTACGACCTCGACGACATCCTCGCGAGCGCG